One window of the Verrucomicrobiota bacterium genome contains the following:
- a CDS encoding DUF1501 domain-containing protein has protein sequence MLKIPGRAFRYCDGVSRRSFLTIGTLGMGGLALPQLLEAEATSGVGKSDKSIIMIYLPGGPPHQDLVDLKMDAPSEIRGPFRPIATNVGGIQISELLPQMARVMDKMTLIRSMSDAVDDHSNFHCFTGRKKRNQPPGGWPAFGSVVSKLMGSKHPALPPFIGMEPRMQHRPYNEATPGFLGPGHQSFRPEGQGKSDMVLQGVTLDRLEDRRTLLSSFDRLRHELDTSGMMEGLDVFKQQAFGVLTRNSLVEALDLSRESEKIRERYGKGDERVHGDAAPMLNQQFLAARRLVERGARVVTVAYGFWDYHGANHENARKDAPLLDQGVSALIEDLYERGLDRNVAVVIWGEFGRTPTVNSGGGRDHWPRASFTLLSGGGFKTGQVIGSTDRLGGEPDSRPVRFGEVFASLYHHMGIDVATTTVQDLAGRPQYLVDDGCAPLPELVG, from the coding sequence GCCTTTCGATATTGCGACGGCGTAAGCCGCCGGAGTTTTCTGACGATTGGCACTCTGGGCATGGGCGGGCTGGCATTGCCCCAGCTCTTGGAGGCCGAGGCGACGTCGGGGGTTGGGAAGTCCGACAAGTCCATCATCATGATCTACCTTCCGGGCGGGCCGCCGCATCAGGATTTGGTGGATTTGAAAATGGATGCTCCGTCGGAGATCCGGGGGCCGTTTCGTCCGATCGCGACCAACGTCGGTGGGATCCAGATCAGCGAGCTTCTTCCGCAAATGGCTCGGGTCATGGACAAGATGACGTTGATTCGGTCCATGTCGGATGCGGTGGACGATCATTCGAACTTTCATTGTTTCACCGGACGGAAGAAGCGCAATCAACCGCCGGGGGGCTGGCCGGCTTTCGGTTCGGTCGTTTCCAAATTGATGGGGTCGAAACATCCCGCGCTGCCGCCATTCATCGGGATGGAGCCGCGCATGCAGCATCGTCCTTACAATGAGGCGACCCCCGGATTTTTGGGGCCGGGACATCAGTCGTTCCGTCCCGAAGGCCAGGGGAAGTCCGACATGGTGTTGCAAGGAGTCACCTTGGACCGGCTGGAAGATCGCAGGACCTTGCTCTCGAGCTTCGACCGGCTTCGCCATGAACTGGACACGAGCGGGATGATGGAAGGTTTGGACGTTTTCAAGCAGCAGGCGTTCGGGGTTTTGACTCGGAATAGTTTGGTGGAGGCTTTGGACCTGAGCCGGGAGTCCGAGAAGATACGAGAGCGGTACGGGAAGGGAGACGAGCGGGTGCACGGGGACGCGGCCCCGATGTTGAACCAGCAATTTTTGGCGGCCCGGCGTTTGGTGGAGCGCGGAGCTCGGGTGGTGACCGTGGCTTACGGATTTTGGGATTATCACGGGGCAAACCACGAGAACGCGCGCAAGGACGCGCCGCTTTTGGACCAAGGGGTGTCCGCGTTGATCGAGGATCTTTACGAGCGGGGACTGGACAGGAACGTGGCGGTCGTCATCTGGGGAGAATTCGGGAGAACGCCCACGGTGAACAGCGGGGGCGGGCGTGATCATTGGCCGAGAGCTTCGTTCACCTTGCTTTCCGGCGGTGGATTCAAGACCGGGCAAGTGATTGGATCCACGGATCGGTTGGGGGGCGAGCCGGATTCGCGTCCGGTTCGATTCGGGGAGGTATTCGCTTCGCTTTACCATCACATGGGCATTGATGTGGCGACGACCACCGTCCAGGACTTGGCGGGGCGTCCGCAGTATTTGGTGGATGACGGGTGCGCTCCATTGCCGGAGTTGGTGGGGTGA